Part of the Sulfurimonas denitrificans DSM 1251 genome is shown below.
GATTTAAAATCTTTAAAAGAGTTTACAAACGTTATATTTAATGACGTGCTTGAAGCAACAATTTATCTACAAAGCAGGAAGAAATAACACATTTATTCTAGATATATAAAAAGAGTAAAACCTCAAGCTTTTTTTAAGAGCAACTTGTCTAAAATAAGGGGCAAAGTAGAATCAAATTAGAATTTCGGTTTTATATTAAAAAGAAGGAGAGTTAATGCTGGAGATTAGATGGCATAGTCGTGCTGGACAAGGCGCTGTTACTGGTGCTAAAGGTTTAGCAGATGTTATTTCTACAACTGGTAAGCATGTGCAAGCGTTTGCATTTTATGGATCTGCAAAGCGAGGGGCAGCAATGACCGCTTACAACCGTGTAGATGATAAAGTGATTATGAATCATGAGAAGTATATGAAACCTGATTATGTTTTTGTTATTGACCCAGCACTTGTATTTACAAGTGATGTGACAATAAATCATAAAGACAGTACAAAGTACATTATTACAACTCATTTAACCACAGAAGAACTAATTAAAGCTCAGCCTAAACTAGAAGGCAAAGAAGTTTATACAGTTGATTGTATAACAATTGCCAATGAAACAATTGGTCGTCCAATTCCAAATACACCGATGCTTGGTGCATTTATGAAAGTTTCTAAAATGTA
Proteins encoded:
- a CDS encoding pyruvate flavodoxin oxidoreductase subunit gamma, encoding MLEIRWHSRAGQGAVTGAKGLADVISTTGKHVQAFAFYGSAKRGAAMTAYNRVDDKVIMNHEKYMKPDYVFVIDPALVFTSDVTINHKDSTKYIITTHLTTEELIKAQPKLEGKEVYTVDCITIANETIGRPIPNTPMLGAFMKVSKMYDIEFFKESMQRILGKLPQKIIDANMFAIQRAYDEVK